The genomic DNA GGCTGATGGAACCGATGAAATAATTATTGGAACCACAGATGATCAGGGGAATAAATGGAATGACAGGGTAACCCTCTATATCGATGGGGAAGAAGTTTCAACCAATGTATTTAAAACAAAAAAAACAGGGGAATATACCGTTGTTGCCAGGTCTGGAAAATTTGAAAGCGAGAAGGGCAAAATAACTGCATATGAAAAAATTAATGCTTTAAATTTAAAATCAGATAAGGTTAAGGTTCTTGCTAATGGAGTAGATAAAATAACCTTTACCCTGGAGGGGAAGGACCAGAATGGACTTAACCGTAAAATAAATGATTTTATATTAGTGGACATTCAGGGGAAAAATATATCTGAATCCGCAGCATTAACTACGAAAAATCCGGGTAACTACAAGATCAGAGCTGCCTATAAGGGAGAATATTCCAACTATATTACCTATAATTCTGAAGAGCCTAAAAAGTTCAGTGTAGTTTCATACTATCCAGTAAAGGAAACTATAAATTTAAACACCGAGATAGAGGTTGAGTTAAATACAGAAGTTAAAGACTATAGGAATGGTTTAGAAATTTTATTGAATGGTAAACCCATTCAAGGTATGATTACCTATGATAAAAATTCTAAATCCCTGCATTTTATTCCGGCCCATCCGCTGAAGTTAAATTCAAAATATAAGGTAAGACTAAAAAAATCCATTGTGGGAATAGATGAAAACAAGTTAAAAAATGATTTTACTTTTGAATTTGAGACCGTTTCCAGAAAAGATATAGATACAGTTAAGGTAGAAAGAGGATCCTTTATATTGGGAGACCAGACCGGGCAATTGTGGAAATTTTCCTCTCCTGTACAGGATGCCTTCATTGAATATGACTACCTTATTGGAAAAACACCGGTAACATTTGATATCTACGATCAATATACCAGAGATATGAAACTGCCTCTTGTAGATGATAATGGATGGGGACGTAAGACCAGACCTGTTATCAACCTGACCTGGTTCGATACCATAGGTTTTTTAAACTGGTTATCCCAAAAAGAAAACCTGCCGCCGGCCTATGATTCCGACGGAAATCTTATTGATTCCCATGGGAATAAAACCCGGGATATAACTAAAGTTATGGGATATAGACTGCCAACTGAGATTGAATGGGAATTCGCCGGGAAGGGAGGGGTAAGATCCAAACCTACCCTATTCAGCGGATCTAATGATGTAGGCGCAGTAGGCTGGTACTCTGAAAATTCAAAGGGTAAAACCCATGAAGTAGCCACAAAAATGCCCAATGAATTGGGAATTTATGATATGAGCGGAAATGTCTGGGAGTGGATAAATGACAATAGTGGTGTTTATTCAGGAATAGAGAGGATCAACAGTGTAGGTCCTAAAAATGGATCGTTAAAAATCCTCCGGGGAGGGTCATTTAACAGTATAATGAGTGATACCCAGCTGACTTTTAGAGATGAACTGTCTCCTAATACCAAGGATATATATTATGGATTCAGAATAGCAAGAACAATTAGGGAGGAAAGATAATGACTGAAAAAGATACACTTTTAAATAAAATATATGAGCTTCTCACCGATACCGACAGATTTGCAGTGCTTATCGAAAAATTTATTTTATTTACCGTACGTGCAATTATTGCGGTTTTGGTATTTATGGTCTGTAGAAAAATTATAAAGATTCTGATGAAAAAATATGACCAGCTGAATGGAAAAGATTCCAATAAGTCGCTCCAGACTTTTTCCAGATCGATCCTGAAATTATCCTTAAATTTTGCAGCAATTATGATTGCACTTTTAATAATGGGTGTAAAGCAGACTGCTTTTGTAGGACTTTTAGGGGGAGCAGTTCTGGGAATTGGTTTAGCTCTGAAAGATACTCTGGCAAATTTTGCCGGAGGAATCATCATAATAGTATTTAAAGCCTATGAGATC from Psychrilyobacter piezotolerans includes the following:
- a CDS encoding SUMF1/EgtB/PvdO family nonheme iron enzyme, whose product is MKYIRKIGIILSLLILFGFSYGQDDFKAKSMKLMINKTTALADGQDEIKITYRIEDDNGVPLRNIDKKELNLLINGVESNEFVLRSSENKTFEITLIYGGLRAETKVKFVKENKKLRIYLSKTRILADGTDEIIIGTTDDQGNKWNDRVTLYIDGEEVSTNVFKTKKTGEYTVVARSGKFESEKGKITAYEKINALNLKSDKVKVLANGVDKITFTLEGKDQNGLNRKINDFILVDIQGKNISESAALTTKNPGNYKIRAAYKGEYSNYITYNSEEPKKFSVVSYYPVKETINLNTEIEVELNTEVKDYRNGLEILLNGKPIQGMITYDKNSKSLHFIPAHPLKLNSKYKVRLKKSIVGIDENKLKNDFTFEFETVSRKDIDTVKVERGSFILGDQTGQLWKFSSPVQDAFIEYDYLIGKTPVTFDIYDQYTRDMKLPLVDDNGWGRKTRPVINLTWFDTIGFLNWLSQKENLPPAYDSDGNLIDSHGNKTRDITKVMGYRLPTEIEWEFAGKGGVRSKPTLFSGSNDVGAVGWYSENSKGKTHEVATKMPNELGIYDMSGNVWEWINDNSGVYSGIERINSVGPKNGSLKILRGGSFNSIMSDTQLTFRDELSPNTKDIYYGFRIARTIREER